From Helicobacter anatolicus:
TTATATCCTGCTACATCCTTGATAGTTTTTTTTCCGGCACGGATAATTTTCCCATTTGGTAAAACTATTCGCAAGGCCATAACATAATCTTTAGTGATTCCATATTTTACAGCACGCATTCCTCCAGCATTTTCACTTACATTACCTCCCAAAGTGCTAAAATCCTGTGATGCAGGATCGGGAGGATAAAACAACCCCTCTTTTTCCACAACTTTTTGAAAATCCTTATTAATCACAGCAGGTTGCACTCTAGCAATAAGATTTTTTTTATCAATTTCTAAAATTTGATTAAAATATTTCTCCATTGCAAGTACAACACCACCCTCTATACTTAAAGCACCTCCACTCATTCCACTTCCTGCACCTCTTGGAACTACCGGAATATGATGAGTATTGCAATATGTTAGAATCTGAGAAATTTGATCTTCATTTTGCGGGTAAAGCACACAATCTGGTTGGTAAATCTCACGAGTTGCATCATAAGCATATGCTCTTAAATACGCTTCTTCTTGCCGACACTCCAACTCTCCTACAATATTTTGAAAAAATAAAAAATGTTCGCGCGCTAACATAAAATTATTTTTCTTTATTTTTTTTTCTTTTCAAGCTTTAAGCGTTTTTTTTCTTCTTCTTTTTGTGCTTGCAATTTTGCATCAATTTCTCTTTTTTCTTTTACCATCATTGTTTGATAATCTCGTTCAGGATGTGCAAGATTTGTAAAATATGGAAAATAATATTTTGCTTTTTTTGACTGCATAAAACTAAAAAGCGTACCTGTTTTAATCTCATCAATACGAGAATAAAAAGGGGTTTTTGGTTCTTTAATTCCTGAAGTATCAAAATCCTCTGTTTTCAAAGAAATTGTGCTTTGGCAATCAAGAATATCTAGTGCATTTTCATTTACCACATACAAAAGTCCTACTGCATAGCTCCCGCAAGCTTTTTTAAAAAACTCTTTAGTAGGATCATATCCCCCATAAGCTAGCAAGAACCCCATCAATAAATCTGGACTTAAAAATTCCACTTCTTTATGTGTATTTTTTACTTTTTCATAAGATTCTAAATCCGGTGCAACCAAAAACGCTTTAGTGTTTAATGTTCTGAAATAAACCTTATCTCCAACCTTAACTTTATTAGTAGGTCTAGGAAGATATTTTTGCTTCAAAGTATCAAAATCCATCATCTTACCTATTGCATTTTTTTTGTCAATTGCAATAACAACTACCTGCTTAATAATTCCTGTATAATTATGGAAATCAACTTTAATCCACCCACTCTCACCAATCTGCAAATCCCCCGCTGCAAATTCCACTTGATTTTTACCTAAATCTACTTTTGTAATTTCTACACTTACTTCTTTTTGTAAATTTGCAAAAAGAAATGTCAAAGCAACAATTCCTAAAAATAAAAATCTCATTCTCCATCCTTAAAACTATAAAAATACCATTGTATTCCTAAAAATAGTGATGTTGTTTTTGGTATCTCTTGATCAAAAATAAAATTCAAAGCTATGTTTTTTGGTAGATACAATACCTCCAAACACTCATCATCAACACCTCCACCCTGATTAACTTTATTTTTATCACTCACTTGTGCAAAATACAAATGCTGCACATTTCCATTTGCTCCTGTTGCATTTAAAAACTCTCCAATTTTTTGCAATTCCTGTAGGGAAATATCATATCCACACTCCTCCAAAACTTCCTCTCTTGCAATTTCTTCTAAACTTTTCCCCTCTTTATCAACAAGCCCTGCACAAAGCTCATAAGTATAACCATCTTTTTGAGAATTATAAAACACAGCAGGACGAAATTGTCGCACCAAAACAAATGCTTCTTTAGAAGTATCAAAAAGCAAAATGCAAACACTATCCATAGATTTTATAATGTCCCATTGTTTAGGGATTCCATTTTCTGTATATTTTAACCTTAAGGGCTTAATATATTTAGAATCTTGCATAGGAGTACAACTAATATTAGTAAAATCAACTCTTTTTTTAGGAGGTGAAAAATATTTCAATCTAATGCCTTTGTTTCTAAATATGCTTTTTGCACTTCAAAATCATACACTTCACGCAATCTATCAAGTTCAGATTGCAGAGATTTTGCTAGATTTATAAATTCACGCTTTTTATTGCCTTTTAACTCATTTTTAGCAGTTCTTACAATCCCCATGGGATCAATAGGGCGAGAGTTTTTATACACGCCAAAATGCAAATGTGGACCTGTACTCATTCCCGTACTACCTACCCTACCTATAATCTGTCCTTTTTTAATCATAGCACCAACTCTAGCTTTTGCATCTCTTTTACTCATATGTGCATACAAAGTCCTAATTCCATCACCATGTGCAATCTCTACAACATTTCCATACCCCCCTCTATATCCCGAATAAATAATCTTTCCAGATGCTGCGGCTTTAATCACCGTCCCATGAGGTGCAGCCAAATCCACACCATAATGGGGTCTTGTTTTCTTTAAGACTGGATGAAATCTTCCGTAAGAAAATCTTGATGATATCCTTGTATATTTTACGGGCATATCTAGTAAAAATCCCATGACCTCTCTTCCTGAGAGGTCATAAAAACTTTCATTATAACCAAATAAGTAATTAGATTTTTTATGTGTTTCTACAACAGCAGCCTTAATTTCTGGCACCCAAAAAGTCCTGCCCAGACGATACTTTCTTGTATAAATCATAGCAATTTTATCATTTTTTAACATAAACTTTTTAAAATCAATACTTTTACGATAAATATTTACAAACTCATTTGCTAAAACTACATCACCTGTATACTCTAGAATATCCTGATAAGGAGATTTTTGCACTGCCAATACTAGAGTTTTTTTATGCGTAGTATAGATAATAGGGATAAAATCCAAAAAATATTCTCTGTTTTTTAAATAAATATGTATTTGCACATCTTCACTAATGGGAATTAAAGCTTGTAAAACCATGCCATCCGCATTTTTAAGTAGATAATATACAGAACCTACACGCACCTCACTTGCAAGTTCCTTATCAGTATTAGAGAGATTGTAATAAAGCTTTAAGGGTAATTTATTTTGCTCTAAAAATGCAAGTAAAGAAAGTCCACTATTCCATACTAAACGCTCGCCGACTGCCCCAAAGCAAAAGGTTAATACGAACAAAAAAACAAAAAAAAATTTTTTCATCTCTTTCCTTTAACTTCAAAAATTATATAAAAACATGATTAATATCATTTTTTTGCATCACTTAAAACAACACCAAATAACACATTTCCTCCACCTTTTTCTATAGCCTTTTTTGCCTCAAGCATACTCAAACCCGTTGTTACAATATCATCAAAAATTACAAGATTTTTATTCCCGCTTTTATAAACCAATCCTCTAGGATTTTTTTGTCGAAATTCCAAACTTTTTCCCGCATATTTCACTTTATTTTTTGCCTGTAATTCCCCATAAATTGGGGTAATCATATTTCTAAAGGCATGCAAAATTACTCCTGTATGCGAATATCCTTTTTTTGGATCATCATCAATTCCTACACCATGAGCAATATATTGTTTAAAAAATTCCTGATGTGTTGTTAAAAAATGTGCATTTGCTTTTTTAGCAAGCAAAGAAAACACTCTACTGCCAATAGCATAATATTTGGTATTTAACAACAAACTTATATCTTGATAATTATAAAAACTATAAATTTTTAAATCCTCTACAATACGAATTTTTGGTTTAACTTTTAAAAACTGATCCCTACAATTTTTACAAAGCAAGGAAAAACAAAAAGCACTACAAGTTAAACAAAGCATAAGATCTAAATAATAAATTTTAAAATTTGCTGATGAATAAAATCTCTAGGTTTTGTCGCATCCACTAAAAGTTTTTTACAATCTAATTTTTCTACAACTTCCAAAAGATTATCTTGAATTTTCATTAAATAATCTATCCCTCTTTGCTCAATTACATCATGATCTTTTTGCAAAATTCTTTCTTTAAGATTCTCTCTATCAATATAAAATAAAACAACTCTATCTGGTAAAATATCGCGCATTACAAAAAGATTATACTCCCACGATTCTTTCATTTTATCTTTGGCATATGCAATCCCTGATATAAAGCTCCTATCTGCAAAAATTTTTTTATCCTTATTTGGCAAAAGCACTTCTTTATAATGTTGTGCCCTATCTGCCAAAAATAAAAAAAATTCTGTATAAAAATCAAGATTTTTTGTCATCAAAATTATTTCTCGAATTTTTGCGCCAATCTTACTCCCTCCTGGTTCTTTTGTGAAAATTGCATCTGGAAAAATTGGCTTTAAAAGCTCAATTTGCGTACTCTTTCCACAAGTATCAATCCCCTCAAATACTACATACATAACATACCCTTTTTTTTAATATACGTAAATACCTCTTCTGGCACAATGTGTGAAATCTTTCCCTTATGTGTCAAAATATTACGCACTACAGAAGAGCTAATAAAGGCATTCTCTAAACTTGGCATGAAATAAATTGTATCTAACTCTGCATTTAAAGAAGTATTAGCATACCCCATTTGTATTTCATATTCAAAATCACTCACTACTCTAAGCCCACGCACCAAAAACCGTACTCCATTTTGTTTTGCAAAATCTGCCAAAAGGTTATCAAACCCCACACATTTTACATTGGCTAGATTTTTTGTCGCTAATTTCACCATCTCTACCCTATCTTCAAGACTAAACATAGGTTTTTTGGCACTAGATTGAGCCACAGCTACCAAAATTTCATCAAAAAGATCCGCGCTCCGTGTAATCACATCTAAATGCCCATTACTCAAAGGATCAAAAGTACCAGGATAAATTGCCATTTTTCTCATTATTGCCACCTTTTATACAAGGAATGAGAAATATTTAAAGAATCAAACCATTTACCAATTAAAAATTTTTCCATATCTTCTAGAGTTTTAGCACCAGAATAATACCCCAAAACAGGCGGTGCTATGATTGCTCCATGTAAAAAAAGTTTATGCATATTTTCTAATGCAATTGCTGAAAAAGGCATTTCTCTTGGTGCCAACAATAAAGTCTTGCGCTCTTTTAGCATGACACTAGCACTCCGCGTAATCAAATCATCACAAATCCCATAAGCAATTTTTGCGAGTTTATTCATTGAGGTAGGAATAATTGCCATTTTATCAACCCCAAAACTTCCTGAGGCAATACAAGCACCAATATCTCTAGAATCCAAAATTTGTACATTTTCTCCAGGATTAAAATTTAACCCCTCTTTTTTAATCACCTCTTTTGCCCCTTGACTTAATACCAAAAAAATCTCAAAATCACTAGGTAGATAATTTAAAAACTTAATTCCAAGTTCTATACTACTAGCCCCACTAATTCCAAGTACAAATTTCACAACACTTCTCCCATATTGTTTGTAAGAATCCTCACACGCAAAACTTTTTTTGTCTCAGGATTTAATGCCTCTATAATGGCATTTTTTGCACCATCTTCCTTTGCAATAAGCGTTAATTGTATTTGCATATTCCCTTCTTTATAAACTGCCAAAAAAGTATCATTTTTACGAATAAGAATTTTAGATTCTATAAGATTTTGAGTAATAAGTGTTTCTTTGGGGATAAAAATTTTTGCACCAACATGATTGACATCTTTTGGATTAATTATAGGAGAAAGAATCCTAGAAAGCTCTATAGGTTTTAATCGGATATTTTCCGTGCTAATATCTTGAGATTTTTTAATTTCATTTTTGGCAAAAATAGCCTTTAGTGTTGCATCTATATAATATTCTACAAAATGTGCATATTCTTTATTTTTATAAAGAAAAATAATCTTTATTTTTCCTTGTGCAAGAAAATCCTTAGAATCTAAAACAACTTTTTTAATCTGCACCTCATTAATCTGACTAGATTGACTAAGTCCTAAAGTAATAGCATGAATTTCTATTTTATGATTTTTATAAAAAACTTCATATTCTTTTTTAATTTTATTTTTAAGCATCTCTATATTGTCTGCTACTAAAAAAGCAATACTAAAAAAAAAGCAATAAAAAATCTTTTGCACTCTCACGCCTTTTCTACAAAACCTGATTTAATACGCCGTATCAAGCCACCAAAACTAATTGTCAAAAACATGTCTTGACCTATTTTCTCTACCTTTTGCACAATCCCCAAACCAAAAACCCTATGTATAACTGCATCATTTTTTACAAACCCACCTGTTTGTATGTCAAGATTTTTACCCTGTAAAATCTGAGCTTCTTGCAAAAATCTTGAACTTTTCAAAGGACCTGTATGGTGCAACCTAGAATTTGCATGACTTGTATATAGCTTCTTTTTAGCACGCGTAAAAGCCACATAAGCCAACCTTCTTTCTTCTTCTAAATCTGTATCTTTTTTTTCATGAGGAAAAATTTTTTCCTCCATACCAATCACAAAAACATAATCAAACTCAAGGCCCTTAGAAGTATGAATGCTCATACATTTTACACTACCTTCTTGTGTATCATCTAGGCTTGAAGACAAAGCAATATTATTAAAAAAATCAATTATCGTAGAATCTATATTTTCTTCAAAATATTCCTTAATTGTTTGCAAAAGTTCTTTTATGTTTGCCATACGATCTATATGATCATATTCTGCCTCATAAGCTTGTAAAATATTAATATGATTTAATAATGCTTCTGCCATCTTATAAGGCCTATCTCTATCTTCACGCAATACTTCTAAAAGTGCGAAAAACTCACGCAATGTCGCAAGAACCTTTGAAGATAAGACATTATCATATTCTCCTTGCAAAAAACACTCCACCACGCTTATTTTTTTTTCTCTAGCTAAAGAAAATATTTTTTCTTGCGTCTTTTCACCGATTCCACGTTTTGGTTGATTAATAATGCGCTCAAGCGAGAAATCATCATGCTTATTGCTTAAGTATCGTAGATATGCCAATATATCTTTAATTTCTGCTCTTTCATAAAAACGCATTGTTCCCACCAACATATGCGGCACTTTCAATCTGTTTAAATTTTCCTCCAACCCTTTTGACATTGCATTCAACCTAAACAATACCGCAATATCATCTGCCCTAACACCCTTATGCAATAAATTTTGTATTTCTTGTGCTATACCAAAAGCCTCTGCCTTAGAATCTTCAAAACTTAAATTTTTTATTGCCTCTCCACTTCCCTTTATGCTTCTTAATGTCTTTCCAATTCTCTGAGTATTATACGCAATCATTAAATTTGCTGCATTTAAAATTTCTTCCGTAGAGCGATAGTTTTCTTCCAATTTTATAGTTTTAACATCCTTAAAATGCTTATTAAATTGCAAAATATTCTGAATATCTGCACCACGCCAACCATAAATACTTTGATCATCATCTCCCACAACACAAAGGTTTTCATGAGAAAAACAAAGCTTTCGCAACAGTTGAAATTGTAGATAATTTGTATCCTGATATTCATCTACCATAATATAAGAATAAGTTTGCGAGATTCTTGCAGCAAGTGCATCATTTGTACTTAAAATATTAAAAGGCAAAAGCAATAAATCATCAAAATCTACTAAATTGTGATCTAGTAATTCTTGTTGGTATGCGTAAAAAAACTCCTCTAAATATTCTTTTTCTTCACCTAGAGATCCAAGTAAACTATTTTTTATATAAGAAATTTCCGAACTAATTTCTCTTGTAGTCAAGTCTATATTTTTTACTTTTTTTTCAATCTTGCTAAGAATCTTATTTTTGTCCTTATCATCAATTACAGAAAAATCATTTTTGCGCCCTAAGTATGTAATATAAAACTTCAAAAACATTAGTCCAAAACGATGAAAAGTAGCCAAAATAGGAATGCTACTTTGAGAACCAATAAGACTTAATGCTCTTTGGCGCATCTCCATACTTGCTTTATTTGTAAAAGTTAATGTCAAGGTATTTTGCGCAGGTATCCCAATCTCATCGATCAAATATGCCAATCGCGTTGTTAAAGTTTTTGTCTTTCCACTTCCTGCACCAGCTAACACCAGCAAAGGCCCATCAACATGCATAGCTGCAGATTTTTGTGCAGCATTTAGACCCCTTAGGATATCACTCATTTCTTATACCTTTTAGAATCTAAAATTTTTTGTGTATCAATTTCAAAATCAAAAAATTGAGGTTCAAAAAATTTTCCAGAAAGCATATTATAATACCCTGTTGCTGTGCGAAAATTTCCTCTTTGCTGATATAGCATTCCCAAAGCCATTCTTGCTTCAAATTCTGATTCTGCTTCCATTTTTGAAAGTTGTAATAAAAGTGTTGCGTTATCTTTATCTTGAAGTCCCATTGCAGCAACAGCAGCCAAAAACTGTGTATGAGAATCATCTTCTTTTAATTTTTCTATCAAAACCTTATAGATATCATAAGCCTGTTCAAATTTATGTTGGTAAATATTTACCAATGCCAAAGCCTGCAAAATCCCATTTGTATCCTCAAGGGTCTCAGTAAGTTTTTTACGTAGCGTTTCTTCTTGATTCTGCAAAGATCCTGTAATAAAACCAATATGTGCATAAAGCTCTCTTGCCAAAGCTGGACCGTAAAAAATACTATCAAAATTATTTACTTTTTGCACAAGAAGGTTATGCAAGCCCAAAGCAATTTGCTTAAAACTTGTCTTTAAATCCCTAGCGACCATATAAAAAATATCTGCAATAAAGTCATTAGGATTCATATCTTTTAACGCCATAAAAGAATCTTCTAAGGCTTTTTGGTTTTTAGAACGCATTGCGTATGCAGCCTTTAAGGCATAATAAATTGATTTTTTATTTTTTACTTGATCAATCCACAACATTTCATCTGCGACATTATTATTCAAATAACCTAAAAATGCAAGCAAAAACTTCCTATGCTCTGGATTTTGAATTACCAAATCTTCAAAATTTTTAGTGATATCATTTTGAATTCTCTTAGTATTTTTATCCAAAAAATATGATGCAATAATTGCATACATTGCAGAATCTATTTCTTGTGTATTAAGATAGTATGCTTTTATAAAATGTTTATAAGCCTGTGTATAATTTTCCATCTGTGCATAAAGCAACCCTGCGTTATAGTGTAAAATAGAGTGATTTGGATTTTGATCTAGCATTGTTTTTAAAATTTCCAATGCCTTACGCACTTTTTTCTGATTGACATAAACCAATGCCTCTGCAATATTTTTATCAATTTTTGCAATCGTCTGACCTTCTATCACTTTTTCTTCAGAAGCCAAAATATTTCCTGATAATAACATTCCACCTTGATGTAACGCCCCCAAAGCATCTTGAATATTAAACACCTTAAAAGGGGCATAATAAAATAAAATTTTATACGCCATTACATCTTGTGTATCCAAAATATGCTTAACAAAAAGTTCTTGTGCAAGATTAATATCAAAAATTTTTGGATGCAGTACTACTTTGATAGGATAGGACTTCAACACCTTTTCTTGTTCATTTTTATCTGCAAATTGCTCCAAAATTTTAGCGGCATTAAAAAAATCTTTCATTTTAAGATATACGATTTGTAACGCCAATTTTGCATCACGATCCTCAGGATACTTATAAATATACTGTGAGAGATATTGTTTTGCTCTATCATAATCCCCAATTTTTGCATAAAGCAACCCCAGGGTTTTGTAATCTTTTTGAGACTTCTTCTCCAAAATATCAATAGCATTTTCATAATTATTAAAAATCAAATAAGTTTTTACTAATAAGGTATCGCTAAATTGTACATATGCATCAGAGCTTGGATTTTTAAGTGCCGAAAAAGTGGCAAAATAATTTTGATTATAAAATTGTATAAGAGCATAAAGATAGCTATAAAATGCTTCACTATTTTCCTGCGACAATTCTTTGGCTGCTAAATTTAAATAATATTTATAAGAATCTTGATCGCCAAGATATTTTGCACTCATTGCTGCATTAAAGGCATTTAAGCTTATATCATCACCTGAACTAATAGCTTGCTTAAATGATTCTAATGCCATTGCATATTCTTTTTGCCTAAGTCTTACAACTCCCAAATTATAACTTGCTAAGGATTGTGAAAAATTTGCAATTTTATTATAAACATTTAATGCTTCTAAAACATTACCATTACTATAAAGCATATGTGCCTTTTGGATAAGGCCATTTAATTCTTTATTATTAATAGGATTCGCGAGTGCATTAAGTTTTGGCAAAGATTGTAGCACCTCACTAGGAATCTCTTCATCTAAATCTTGTTTTTTTTCCAATACAGCAATTCTTTCACTTGACTCTTGAATTTCTTTTCCATGTGTTTTTTTATGAGAAATTGCCCATAAAACTATCAAGGCCAATAAGGACAAAAAAACCCCACTAATAATTCCTAAAAATATTGCCTTTTGTTTTGTGCCAAAGCCTCGGAATTTTTTGATTAATGCTTTAATATCAATCTTAAAAATTCTAGAAAACTTACTTTCTTCACTCTCCTCAAGGGAATTTACTTCTAATTTTTTTTTCGCCATTCTCTAAATCACAAATAAGATTTCAAAGCTTCAGGTATCTCAATACTTCCATCTTCTTTTTGATAATTTTCCATAATTGCAATCAGTGTTCTGCCTACCGCCAAAGAAGAACCATTTAAAGTATGCACTAAAGCATTTTTCTTATCTTCTTTATAGCGAATTTTTGCTCTTCTTGCTTGAAAATCTCTTGTATTAGAAACAGAACTAATTTCACGATAACAATTTTGTCCTGGTAACCACACTTCAATATCCACGGTATTGCTCGCACTAAAACCTAAATCACCCCCACAAAGCTGTACCATACGATGAGGAAGCCCCAAAGCCTCCAAAATCCCACTAGCCGTATCAATCATCTTTTGATGAATCTCATCACTTTGCTCTGGCTTAGTAATCGCTACAAGCTCTACTTTATCAAACTGATGCTGTCTAATCATTCCTCTTGTATCCCTTCCTGCACTTCCTGCTTCTTTTCTAAAACAAGGGGTTTGCGCGGTAAGTAAAATTGGCAAATCTTGCGCAGGGATAATTTCATCATGATAAAGATTTGTTAATGTAATCTCAGAAGTCGAAATCAAATAAAAATCTTGCTTTTTTACTTCTTCGCCAATAATCAAAGGGTCTGTGTTACCATCAATTTTAAACATATCTTCTTCAAATTTTGGAAGTTGTCCTGTTCCAAAAAGCATTTTTTCGTTAACAATAACTGGAGTTACCACCATTTCAAACCCTGCTTTTTGATTATAATCAAGCATAAAATTTATCAAAGCCCTGTTTAATCTTGCACCCATACCCCTTAACACGGAAAATCGACTTTTTGCAAGTTTTACTCCTCGCTCAAAATCAATCCAACCATTTTCTTGTGCCAACTCCCAATGCTCCTTGGGCTTAAAGGCAAATTCTTTTGGTTTTAAAACTTTTTTTAACTCAATATTATCATTTTCATCATCACCCTTTGGAGTTTTTTCATCAGGAATATTAGGAATTCCAAAAAGTAAATTTTCTAAAATTTCTTCTTTTGCTTTAAGTTCTTGATTCAAAGTAGCAATTTCCTTTTTTAAACCATCAAGCTGAGATTTTAAAACCTCCAAAGCCTCCTTCCCCTCTTTTGCTTTTTCACCAAATAATTTAGATTGTTTATTTTGTTCTGCTTGCAAGGATTCTAAATTCTGTTTAGTTTTTTTATAATTTTGTGCCGCATCTTTTAATGTCAACAAAATATCGCCATCTACTTTTTTTATTTGTAATTTTTCACTCACACTATCAAAATTATTTAGCAAATTCTTTACATCAATCATACTTTCAAACCCCTAAAGCTTTATTTATACCAAAAATCTTAAATAATTCTAGCATAAAACATTAGATATTCCTATTCTTTCATTTTGCTATAATTAAACAAAATTATCACAAGATAAAGGCATTGTCATGAAACCTACTTTTTCAAATCTTCTTTTAAAATTACAAGAATTTTGGAAAGAACAAGGATGTATTATTGTGCAACCTTATGATATCCCTGCTGGTGCAGGTACTTTTCATCCTGCGACGCTATTGCGTAGCCTAGATAGCAAGCCTTGGTCAGTTGCCTATGTAGCACCATCACGACGCCCAACAGATGGAAGATATGGAGAAAATCCAAATCGCCTAGGAAGCTACTATCAATTTCAAGTTTTAATCAAACCTAGTCCTGATAATATTCAAGAGCTTTATTTAAAAAGTTTAGAACATCTTGGATTAAATCTCAAAAAACATGATATTCGTTTTGTAGAAGACAACTGGGAATCCCCAACTCTTGGTGCATGGGGACTTGGTTGGGAGGTATGGCTTGATGGTATGGAAGTTACACAATTTACCTATTTTCAGCAAGTAGGTGGAATTGCTTGCGATCCTGTAGCAATTGAAATCACCTATGGCGTAGAACGCCTAGCTACTTATATCCAACAAGTAGAATCTATTTTAGATATTGAATGGGGGGAAAATACTTGTAAAGAAAGTGTAAATTATGCAGATGTGCACTTAGAGAGTGAGTATCAATTTAGCAAATATCATTTTGAAGTTGCTGATACAAAAAGAATTTTAGAACTTTTTACACTTGTGCAAGATGAAGCAAAATCCTGTTTGGAAAAACACCTTCCCCTACCTGCATATGACTTCACTATGCTAAGCTCACATTTTTTCAATATTCTTGATGCAAGGAAAGCAATTTCTGTTTCACAAAGACAGGAGTTTATCTTAAAAATTCGTGAACTTTCTAAAAATTGCGCCCTACTATACAAAGAGCAAGAAAAACAAAGAGAGCAAAGACTGCAAAATATTAAACAAAGCTAAATAAAAATCATGAAACAAATTATTTTTCTACTCATAAGTTTATCCTTTGTCTTTGGAGGGGATCTA
This genomic window contains:
- a CDS encoding tetratricopeptide repeat protein, whose protein sequence is MAKKKLEVNSLEESEESKFSRIFKIDIKALIKKFRGFGTKQKAIFLGIISGVFLSLLALIVLWAISHKKTHGKEIQESSERIAVLEKKQDLDEEIPSEVLQSLPKLNALANPINNKELNGLIQKAHMLYSNGNVLEALNVYNKIANFSQSLASYNLGVVRLRQKEYAMALESFKQAISSGDDISLNAFNAAMSAKYLGDQDSYKYYLNLAAKELSQENSEAFYSYLYALIQFYNQNYFATFSALKNPSSDAYVQFSDTLLVKTYLIFNNYENAIDILEKKSQKDYKTLGLLYAKIGDYDRAKQYLSQYIYKYPEDRDAKLALQIVYLKMKDFFNAAKILEQFADKNEQEKVLKSYPIKVVLHPKIFDINLAQELFVKHILDTQDVMAYKILFYYAPFKVFNIQDALGALHQGGMLLSGNILASEEKVIEGQTIAKIDKNIAEALVYVNQKKVRKALEILKTMLDQNPNHSILHYNAGLLYAQMENYTQAYKHFIKAYYLNTQEIDSAMYAIIASYFLDKNTKRIQNDITKNFEDLVIQNPEHRKFLLAFLGYLNNNVADEMLWIDQVKNKKSIYYALKAAYAMRSKNQKALEDSFMALKDMNPNDFIADIFYMVARDLKTSFKQIALGLHNLLVQKVNNFDSIFYGPALARELYAHIGFITGSLQNQEETLRKKLTETLEDTNGILQALALVNIYQHKFEQAYDIYKVLIEKLKEDDSHTQFLAAVAAMGLQDKDNATLLLQLSKMEAESEFEARMALGMLYQQRGNFRTATGYYNMLSGKFFEPQFFDFEIDTQKILDSKRYKK
- the serS gene encoding serine--tRNA ligase is translated as MIDVKNLLNNFDSVSEKLQIKKVDGDILLTLKDAAQNYKKTKQNLESLQAEQNKQSKLFGEKAKEGKEALEVLKSQLDGLKKEIATLNQELKAKEEILENLLFGIPNIPDEKTPKGDDENDNIELKKVLKPKEFAFKPKEHWELAQENGWIDFERGVKLAKSRFSVLRGMGARLNRALINFMLDYNQKAGFEMVVTPVIVNEKMLFGTGQLPKFEEDMFKIDGNTDPLIIGEEVKKQDFYLISTSEITLTNLYHDEIIPAQDLPILLTAQTPCFRKEAGSAGRDTRGMIRQHQFDKVELVAITKPEQSDEIHQKMIDTASGILEALGLPHRMVQLCGGDLGFSASNTVDIEVWLPGQNCYREISSVSNTRDFQARRAKIRYKEDKKNALVHTLNGSSLAVGRTLIAIMENYQKEDGSIEIPEALKSYL
- the glyQ gene encoding glycine--tRNA ligase subunit alpha encodes the protein MKPTFSNLLLKLQEFWKEQGCIIVQPYDIPAGAGTFHPATLLRSLDSKPWSVAYVAPSRRPTDGRYGENPNRLGSYYQFQVLIKPSPDNIQELYLKSLEHLGLNLKKHDIRFVEDNWESPTLGAWGLGWEVWLDGMEVTQFTYFQQVGGIACDPVAIEITYGVERLATYIQQVESILDIEWGENTCKESVNYADVHLESEYQFSKYHFEVADTKRILELFTLVQDEAKSCLEKHLPLPAYDFTMLSSHFFNILDARKAISVSQRQEFILKIRELSKNCALLYKEQEKQREQRLQNIKQS